CAAGGCCGCCAGCGTCTCCGCCAGCCAGGGACCGGCCACAGTCTGGCTCCAGTCGATGCCGGCTTGCCCGCCGGAGCCATTCTCGGCGATGCCAGCCCCGGCCAGCATGCGCATCGCCTCGCCGAATGATAGACCATCGACGGCGGCGCGGTGCTCGATGGCCTCAAATTGATCGAGTGTCCGACTCAGTCGTGCATGGTCGACCTCGACCCACTTGCCGCGAATTAAGGCCAACCCGTCGGAATGCGCCAGAAGCCGTTTGATTTCGGCCGCCGAGAGTTTTTCGCCGTCGAGCGTCACCTCCATCCGGAAGTCGAGCAGCGCATCCATCCCCAGTTGTGACGGTGCGTTGCCCCCGATCGTTGCCTTCACCTGTGGGCGGGCGGGGCGGTTCATGCGCCAGTTCGCCGGCATCCGCACGACCACCCCGGCGCTTTCGAGCGCGGGCACGTCCTTCAGGAATTGCACCGCCTGTTGTGGGCTCCAGCGCAGCGGGTGAAAAATCTCGCCCGCATCGACCATGGCCTTCAACCAAGGGCAATGCTCGGCGGCGCGCTGGACGGGCGTCAACAACGACAGCAGGCGTTCGCGGTTCCTCGTACCGGCATATTCCTGCAAAGCCTTGCCGAGCGGCAGATGCTGAGCCTTGGCCTCAGCCGAAAGTCGTGTCGTGTAGGTCGCAAGAAACGCGAACGGAGCGTCCTCGTCCTTCCTGTTCTCGGCAAGGTTGAAGTGCACGCGTCCAACCAGGTTCCAGGCTGGATGACGGCTTTTAAGGAACTCCTGCACGGAGAGCTTGACGTCAGCCAGCTCGGCATCGAAGGCCGCATCCATGCCTCGCCAAAGATCCGCCAGGACGGCCGCCGTCAGGTATTCCGCGCCGGTCATGGGCGGAACGGCTGCGGCCATCGTGTCCAGCTCGCCCTCCGCGGGAATTGGCACAGGCGGCTTGGCTCCCTCGCCGATACCGGGAAGGGCGCACAATGCGGTCACATAGCGCGCTCCAAGCTCCCGCCAGTACGACAGCACCGGCGGAAGAACCGTCCCGACCTCGTCGGCGCCCAGGCACAACAGTCCATGCCCGCAACCCCTTACAAACGCCTGCTCAAGCCGCGAGCCCTGCTCGGGCTCCAACGCCAGCGCCTCCCCCGTTTGCCGCAACGTCAGCAACCCATGCGGAGTGAGAACGGGTGCCAGCATCGTCATGACGGATGCGTCCGTACGATCCCACGGATATCTTTTGCGCTCATCGGCGTCATCGTCGTGAAATTCATCGGAACCAAGCGCGAGTTCGGCAAGGTCATCATCGAGTCAGAGGTAACGCTGCAGAATCCTGACATGATGGTAGCGCTGTTCATGCTCATGATCATGAAGAGGTGCACTTGCTGATCCGGATTACATCCCTGGCGCCCCAAGGTCCGCCGCAGCGGCGAACTAATGTAGTTCCTTGGCTGCGCTTCTGCTCCAGATCGTCGGAATAACGAATGACGCACGGTCGGGTCGCGGACGCCACGCTCTTCGGATCGACTCAATGCGCAACGTCGAAGCATCGTTGTTGCGGCATCACGGTCAGTCAAGTTAGCCCGCAATTCGGCCACGGTCTCTCGTTCCGTGTCTCGCTCTCTCACCGGAAATACTGCGTCCGAGCAAGAGACTCCCGTACCACCAAAATGCGCAAATGAGATTCGCGGGCCGCCAACGCCTTTGATGTCGGACGAATTCGTCTCTGCGTGAAAAGCGTCGTTGCCAATGTGGCGCAAAGTCCCGGAAACCACGAAGGAATTCGCACGAATGAAAAGACAAAAATAAGAGATATATCAATTACTTAGTTCGTGGCGGAGAGGGAGGGATTCGAACCCCCGATACGGTTGCCCGTATGCCGCATTTCGAGTGCGGTGCATTCAACCGCTCTGCCACCTCTCCGGAGCCGAAAACGGCCTGAAAAGGCCGCATGCGGACGGCCGCTATCTAACCAAGCGCGCCAAGAGAGACAAGAGACAGACAAGGGTCGCGCGACGTATATTGAGCGACTTGGAAAGGGAGCCGGCCGCCGACCGGCAAAACGATGCCCGACGCGCTGAAATTCGACCGCATCCGCAAGGAATTGCCCGGGGTCTGCGCGACGCTCGGTCTGGTCGGCGTCCTGACCATCGCGCTTTTCTCGATGGTGTGGGAATTAGGGCTCGAACACGGCTCCCTCGTCTATCTGCTCCCGGTGGTGATCGCGGCCACGCGCTGGGGAATCGTATCGGCGATCGTTGCAGCGGTGTGCGGGGTGCTCGCCTCCGCCTTTTTCTTCTATCCGCCGCTTTACAGCTTCCGCATCACGAATCCGCAGGAAGTCGTCAATCTGATCCTGTTCATCTTCGTCGCGGTGGTGGTGAGCCAGCTCGCCACCCGGCTCAAACGCCAATTGGAGATGGCTCGCCAGCGCGAGATCGACCTGCGCGATCTTTATGCCTTCTCGCGCCGGCTGGCGGTGGCATTCGACGTGTCCGACATTCATGCCGCGATCGAAGACCACCTCGCCACCATCATGCAGCGCAAAGTCGTCCTGTTCGCCAGTGCGCGCGATGCTTCCGGCAGCAGCGGACGGCGCGCCGGCGTCACGGTGCCGGAGGCCGTGCTCACCCAGGTCGTCGAAGTTGCATCCAGCCGTCGCGACGCCATCAGCGGCGTGACGGTGACCGCCGAAAGCGGCGACGTCTGGCTGATCCGCGCGGTGTCGCCCAAGAGTTCCGAGTTCGGCGTCATCGCGATCGATCTCGGCCGCGAATCCCAGGAAAGCTCGGACGAGTTGCGCATCCGGGTCGATGCGGTGCTGGCCGACGCCACCGCGACGCTGGAACGGCTAGGCGTCGCGCACGCCATCAGCGAGGCGCGTATGCGCGCGCAGACCGACCAGTTGCGCGAGGCCTTGATCGGCTCGGTCAGCCACGAGTTGCGCACGCCGCTCGCCTCCATCCTCGGCGCCGCCACCGTGCTGAGCGCGGCGCCGGCGCTGGCGAACGAAAAGAAACTCCGGGCGCTGGTGCACGACGTGCGCGACGA
The nucleotide sequence above comes from Candidatus Binatia bacterium. Encoded proteins:
- a CDS encoding DUF4118 domain-containing protein, which codes for MPDALKFDRIRKELPGVCATLGLVGVLTIALFSMVWELGLEHGSLVYLLPVVIAATRWGIVSAIVAAVCGVLASAFFFYPPLYSFRITNPQEVVNLILFIFVAVVVSQLATRLKRQLEMARQREIDLRDLYAFSRRLAVAFDVSDIHAAIEDHLATIMQRKVVLFASARDASGSSGRRAGVTVPEAVLTQVVEVASSRRDAISGVTVTAESGDVWLIRAVSPKSSEFGVIAIDLGRESQESSDELRIRVDAVLADATATLERLGVAHAISEARMRAQTDQLREALIGSVSHELRTPLASILGAATVLSAAPALANEKKLRALVHDVRD